From Rutidosis leptorrhynchoides isolate AG116_Rl617_1_P2 chromosome 3, CSIRO_AGI_Rlap_v1, whole genome shotgun sequence, a single genomic window includes:
- the LOC139896278 gene encoding uncharacterized protein has product MEINDDWELVNDEGFVYKRQKRHNLDSAVAAAVPPPDPAAEAKARRERKKKALLNLRTKYEQEIRQWELLSNTLQALQDLTQNQSQPTLLSVPDQTVNVLLQNSSDSTYRERMDTLLAQVEGQEATISEVSRLCDVAEALCDTEEQRLKQPFLDLPIWDLSPQEIMTSLLEE; this is encoded by the exons aTGGAAATAAACGATGACTGGGAGCTCGTTAACGACGAAGGTTTCGTCTACAAGCGTCAAAAGCGTCACAACCTTGATTCCGCCGTCGCCGCCGCCGTTCCACCGCCAGATCCTGCAGCTGAAGCTAAAGCACGGAGAGAGAGAAAAAAGAAAGCGTTATTAAACCTCAGAACAAAGTACGAACAAGAAATCCGTCAGTGGGAACTTTTATCAAACACCTTGCAGGCATTACAAGACCTTACCCAAAATCAATCCCAACCCACTTTACTGTCAGTGCCAGATCAAACGGTCAATGTTTTGCTACAGAATTCGTCTGATTCAACTTACCGGGAGCGTATGGATACCCTTCTCGCTCAG GTTGAAGGTCAGGAAGCTACTATTAGTGAGGTATCAAGATTGTGTGATGTTGCTGAAGCACTATGTGATACCGAAGAACAACGCTTAAAGCAACCGTTTCTTGATCTTCCGATTTGGGACCTATCACCGCAAGAGATAATGACTTCACTATTAGAAGAATGA